One segment of Leptospirillum ferrooxidans C2-3 DNA contains the following:
- a CDS encoding single-stranded DNA-binding protein yields MANYNRTILMGNLTADPEKRFTKDGSAVTNFTVAVNGPPSKDPDREDEVLFMPCVTFGKTAEAVGKYLSKGDPVLVDGRLRTDKWEQDGEKKSRTVLRVGLVQFLGRKGEASGEPEGASDGDLSF; encoded by the coding sequence ATGGCGAATTACAACAGGACAATCCTCATGGGCAACCTCACGGCCGATCCGGAAAAACGATTCACGAAGGATGGGAGTGCGGTGACGAATTTCACGGTTGCTGTCAACGGACCTCCCTCAAAGGACCCTGACCGGGAAGATGAGGTGTTGTTCATGCCATGCGTTACCTTCGGAAAGACGGCGGAGGCGGTCGGTAAGTATCTGTCCAAGGGAGATCCTGTTCTTGTCGATGGCCGTCTTCGCACGGATAAATGGGAACAGGATGGAGAAAAAAAGAGCCGAACGGTATTGCGCGTGGGGCTTGTCCAGTTTTTGGGAAGAAAGGGAGAAGCTTCCGGGGAGCCGGAGGGAGCATCGGATGGGGATCTCTCATTCTGA
- a CDS encoding lytic transglycosylase domain-containing protein translates to MMDLPPLPVPVACVRSAAGYYGLPPLAIVGILGAEGGRLGQAVRNTDGSEDLGPMQINSRWLPRLARYGLTRSKLLMNPCANVWAGAWILARSYARDGDVWMAIGHYHSGRPGESRKYRLRVSRILSKWLEREGIDRGGEADGR, encoded by the coding sequence ATGATGGATCTTCCTCCCCTTCCTGTCCCAGTCGCGTGCGTCCGTTCGGCGGCTGGATATTACGGGCTTCCTCCTCTCGCGATTGTCGGGATTCTTGGTGCGGAAGGGGGTCGTCTCGGCCAGGCGGTCCGCAATACCGACGGGTCCGAGGACCTGGGCCCAATGCAGATCAACAGCCGGTGGCTGCCTCGTCTCGCCCGATACGGTTTGACCCGCAGCAAACTTCTCATGAATCCGTGCGCAAACGTTTGGGCAGGGGCGTGGATACTCGCCCGATCCTATGCCCGGGACGGAGATGTCTGGATGGCAATCGGGCACTACCATTCAGGACGTCCAGGGGAAAGCCGGAAATATCGTCTCCGGGTTTCAAGAATTCTCTCCAAGTGGCTTGAACGGGAAGGGATTGATCGGGGAGGAGAAGCGGATGGCCGGTAG
- a CDS encoding DotH/IcmK family type IV secretion protein — MAGRKQKRALGNGLESLFGPEGPSGGPERTIPAASGGQGGIFAIILVAFVLGALVEFFLSEVHLRVGIGPPSAKADSFLAPSPALSGPVKASGQSVPSSKKGSSVAPREVSPGSTVAGFTPPPVPADFHDSVVRQVIHNRFPLSPGDIGLLKGILKQTQKAVHGPPPEGRAVSVSVSLDPGAQFPVIHLVPGIASTITVVDASGAPWPIEDVIVGNAKSFPVRRMSATNGVVIEPQNNVGWTSLSLVLRGRGTPAVLKLVDSDTLSDTRVTARIEARGPNAVIPIFREAKPVVSSRVLAFLDGIPPSEARAIPVHGTGDMEAWRDGNRLFVRTHLDVLAPAWIETVSGPNGMKLYVFSPVSVITAAGEDGEMITVELGEGATDVGKG; from the coding sequence ATGGCCGGTAGGAAGCAAAAACGGGCGTTGGGAAACGGTCTGGAGAGCCTCTTCGGCCCGGAGGGTCCATCCGGCGGGCCGGAACGGACGATCCCGGCTGCTTCGGGAGGTCAGGGAGGGATATTTGCAATCATTCTGGTGGCGTTCGTTCTCGGGGCATTAGTGGAGTTTTTTTTGTCTGAGGTCCATCTCCGGGTGGGGATCGGTCCTCCGTCGGCCAAAGCAGACTCCTTTCTGGCTCCTTCTCCAGCTCTTTCCGGGCCAGTGAAGGCTTCCGGACAATCCGTTCCTTCCTCCAAAAAGGGAAGTTCCGTCGCTCCGAGGGAGGTTTCTCCCGGGAGTACCGTTGCCGGTTTTACACCACCCCCAGTTCCGGCAGATTTTCACGATTCGGTGGTTCGACAGGTGATCCATAACCGTTTTCCATTGTCTCCGGGCGATATAGGTCTTTTGAAGGGTATTCTGAAGCAGACGCAGAAAGCGGTTCATGGACCTCCTCCTGAGGGCCGGGCCGTTTCCGTTTCCGTATCTCTCGATCCCGGAGCCCAGTTTCCGGTGATCCACCTCGTTCCGGGGATCGCTTCGACCATCACGGTGGTGGATGCAAGCGGCGCTCCCTGGCCGATCGAGGATGTCATCGTTGGAAACGCCAAGTCGTTTCCGGTCCGTCGAATGAGCGCAACGAACGGTGTCGTGATCGAACCGCAGAACAATGTGGGATGGACGAGTCTCTCCCTCGTTCTTCGGGGGAGGGGTACCCCGGCGGTTCTGAAACTTGTCGATTCGGACACTCTTTCGGATACGCGGGTGACCGCCCGGATCGAAGCGCGGGGGCCGAATGCGGTCATCCCCATTTTTCGGGAAGCAAAGCCGGTTGTTTCAAGCCGGGTGTTGGCATTTCTGGACGGAATTCCTCCCTCCGAGGCCCGGGCGATTCCTGTCCATGGTACAGGGGACATGGAAGCATGGCGGGATGGCAACCGCCTGTTTGTGCGGACCCATCTTGATGTGCTGGCCCCTGCCTGGATCGAAACGGTCTCGGGGCCAAACGGAATGAAGCTTTATGTGTTTTCTCCGGTCTCGGTTATTACCGCGGCGGGAGAGGATGGAGAAATGATCACCGTTGAACTGGGAGAAGGAGCCACTGATGTCGGAAAGGGATGA
- a CDS encoding DotG/IcmE/VirB10 family protein codes for MSERDDVEVMGSFEHPLAPRRKRFSLRMLPKWAWMVVLVLIVAGAFLLVHKKSTLISPTGSVVSAPPLPDQKAGVSSNQEYRRKIDILNQERGSQAEKTGQSSVPSAGGGGHPGFSKEAPPVAPSSYQTNPSADADAIREARREATQKAVDAANDLERTAVAKEFDGILASWSSQGASLAILAAPKEATPAGTNTKGNPGKSSGKSGSVRGVGKGIPIIPAGKILYGRIINELNSDRPGPVLAEAVGGKFDGVKFLGSFQRDNGALVIKFDRVIYPDGETDSIGAYAVSPGAKLRSGLETDVNNHYLYRYGSLLASAFMQGFGQSAMYSNSTSYPSAMGTPVIGFNGMTLMQQTEMGLGQAGMMLGGQAMNAFNTPPTVKVAANSPVGLMIVAETGQKMPKSSSSAGNAPAKPGLVTAPGPSMVPQPGYPQQPMMGGGYPGYGGGYGGSPYGGGYGMPMMPMMP; via the coding sequence ATGTCGGAAAGGGATGATGTGGAGGTTATGGGGTCTTTTGAACATCCGCTTGCTCCCCGCCGTAAGCGATTTTCCCTTCGGATGCTTCCAAAATGGGCTTGGATGGTTGTCCTGGTTCTTATTGTCGCAGGGGCCTTTTTGCTCGTTCACAAAAAAAGTACTCTGATCTCCCCGACCGGATCCGTGGTTTCTGCGCCTCCGCTCCCGGACCAGAAAGCGGGAGTCTCTTCCAATCAGGAGTATCGCAGGAAGATTGATATTTTGAATCAGGAGCGAGGCAGCCAGGCTGAAAAAACGGGGCAGAGCAGCGTTCCGTCGGCGGGGGGAGGAGGTCACCCGGGTTTTTCGAAAGAGGCTCCGCCGGTGGCTCCGAGTTCGTATCAGACCAATCCGTCGGCGGATGCGGATGCCATCAGGGAGGCCCGAAGGGAAGCGACACAGAAGGCTGTCGACGCCGCCAATGACCTCGAACGGACTGCGGTTGCGAAGGAGTTCGATGGGATTCTGGCGTCCTGGTCGTCCCAGGGGGCCAGCCTCGCTATTCTGGCCGCACCAAAAGAGGCCACACCGGCAGGAACGAATACAAAAGGGAATCCAGGGAAATCTTCCGGAAAGTCTGGAAGCGTCAGAGGAGTGGGTAAGGGCATTCCGATCATTCCTGCCGGCAAAATCCTTTATGGAAGAATCATCAACGAGTTGAACTCGGACCGTCCCGGACCGGTTCTGGCTGAAGCGGTCGGCGGAAAATTCGACGGAGTGAAATTCCTGGGAAGCTTCCAGCGGGATAACGGAGCTCTCGTGATCAAGTTCGACCGGGTGATCTATCCGGATGGCGAGACGGATTCGATCGGGGCCTATGCCGTATCTCCGGGAGCCAAGCTCCGGTCCGGACTCGAGACGGATGTGAACAACCATTACCTCTACCGGTATGGGTCACTTCTGGCCTCCGCCTTCATGCAGGGATTCGGACAGTCTGCGATGTATTCAAATTCGACATCATACCCTTCGGCTATGGGCACTCCAGTCATTGGATTTAACGGAATGACGCTCATGCAGCAGACGGAGATGGGGCTCGGGCAGGCGGGAATGATGCTTGGCGGACAAGCAATGAATGCTTTCAATACGCCTCCAACAGTGAAGGTTGCCGCGAACTCGCCCGTCGGTCTCATGATTGTCGCGGAAACCGGGCAGAAAATGCCAAAGTCGTCTTCGTCCGCTGGAAATGCTCCGGCGAAACCGGGCCTGGTAACCGCCCCTGGTCCTTCGATGGTTCCCCAGCCTGGATATCCCCAGCAGCCGATGATGGGGGGCGGCTATCCCGGTTACGGTGGTGGATATGGAGGAAGCCCCTATGGGGGCGGATACGGCATGCCCATGATGCCGATGATGCCGTGA
- a CDS encoding prepilin peptidase, with the protein MVEYPAGSGFRTEIVPKNRSLRTFLGKGNLMTSVFWIKVTVFITLGTILSVIDLRSFRLPHRMTIPMAGLGFLFSFVPGNGLSPWEAFLGFAVGILSLGILSWNLRDSLGFGDAVFAGAIGAFSGVLGLGIALFVGGTIALIVSTVQKKRGLVAFGPWLTAGAIPGLLLSNIVHIGELFH; encoded by the coding sequence ATGGTTGAATACCCTGCCGGAAGCGGATTCCGAACGGAAATCGTCCCGAAAAACAGGAGTCTTCGCACGTTTCTTGGGAAGGGGAACCTGATGACCTCCGTTTTCTGGATCAAGGTCACTGTATTCATCACACTCGGAACGATCTTGTCCGTCATCGACCTCCGGAGCTTCCGGCTCCCTCACCGGATGACCATCCCGATGGCGGGACTTGGGTTTTTATTTTCGTTTGTTCCTGGAAACGGTCTGTCCCCATGGGAGGCTTTTCTGGGGTTTGCTGTCGGAATTCTTTCTCTTGGGATTCTTTCCTGGAACCTGAGAGATTCTCTTGGATTTGGGGACGCTGTGTTTGCGGGGGCGATTGGGGCATTTTCAGGAGTATTGGGATTGGGAATCGCCCTGTTCGTGGGAGGAACGATTGCCCTGATCGTTTCTACGGTCCAGAAAAAGCGGGGACTTGTGGCGTTCGGACCGTGGCTGACGGCAGGAGCAATCCCAGGACTGCTTCTGTCCAATATTGTCCATATTGGGGAATTGTTTCATTAA
- a CDS encoding HD domain-containing protein, which translates to MQTVVGLPVLSAGEWILTHSGRHVELRNPDPEEIDISDIARGISRECRFTGQCREFYSVAQHSVLASLIVSAEFALEALLHDATEAFIKDIPSPLKKLLPEYSRIEGILEGVIRLKFGLPEEMSVPVRIADRILLATEKRDLMAHDPWAWPILEGVEPLSEQIVPWSPEVSMERFLHRFAELGGVLHAA; encoded by the coding sequence ATGCAGACAGTCGTTGGATTACCGGTCCTGAGCGCAGGGGAATGGATTCTGACCCACAGCGGACGGCATGTGGAATTGAGAAATCCCGATCCTGAGGAAATCGATATCTCAGACATCGCGCGGGGAATTTCGCGGGAATGCCGTTTTACCGGACAGTGCCGGGAATTTTATTCCGTAGCCCAGCATTCTGTTCTGGCAAGCCTTATCGTCTCTGCGGAGTTCGCTCTGGAAGCCCTCTTGCACGACGCCACCGAAGCCTTCATCAAGGATATTCCCTCTCCACTCAAAAAACTGTTGCCAGAGTATTCGCGGATTGAAGGGATCCTCGAAGGGGTGATCCGACTAAAGTTTGGTCTTCCGGAAGAGATGAGTGTCCCCGTAAGAATAGCCGACCGTATCCTTCTCGCGACGGAAAAGCGGGATCTGATGGCGCACGATCCATGGGCGTGGCCCATTCTCGAAGGAGTCGAGCCTCTTTCAGAACAGATCGTTCCATGGTCTCCGGAGGTTTCGATGGAAAGATTCCTTCACCGTTTCGCCGAACTGGGAGGAGTGCTCCATGCAGCTTGA
- a CDS encoding phospholipase D-like domain-containing protein, with protein sequence MRFLSSSRITAGFLVLVIPGILLAGGAQAGAWPFRGSEHFSSCSRPVTSSPESLLGEHYSPEENLESIDVDLIDHARRSIEIAMYAFTDRPIADAVIRASSRGVHVWIYRDGIQIKDRGDKSRRILSASGQSGVVQIEVKRNSSRNIMHLKAYLIDGMILRTGSANWSPPGEGAWCSRGERLHRDQQDNNLFITNDPREVRKFESTFRRIWTRETNRPWNENLSRRRS encoded by the coding sequence GTGAGGTTTCTTTCGTCCTCCCGGATCACCGCCGGATTCTTGGTGCTTGTCATTCCGGGAATTCTTCTGGCGGGAGGGGCACAAGCGGGTGCCTGGCCCTTTCGCGGGTCCGAACATTTTTCTTCGTGTTCGAGACCTGTAACCTCCTCTCCAGAATCCCTTCTCGGAGAACATTACTCTCCGGAAGAGAACCTCGAATCGATCGATGTGGACCTGATCGACCACGCCAGACGGTCGATTGAGATTGCCATGTATGCCTTCACGGATCGTCCGATCGCCGATGCGGTCATCCGGGCGTCCTCTCGCGGCGTCCACGTGTGGATTTACCGGGACGGCATTCAGATCAAAGACCGTGGTGACAAGTCGAGGCGCATTCTGTCCGCCTCCGGACAGAGCGGAGTCGTCCAGATCGAAGTGAAGAGGAATTCCTCAAGAAACATCATGCATTTGAAGGCGTATCTCATCGACGGGATGATCCTCCGGACCGGGTCGGCCAACTGGTCGCCCCCCGGAGAAGGCGCCTGGTGTTCCCGAGGAGAACGGCTTCACCGGGATCAGCAGGACAACAATCTTTTTATCACGAACGATCCCCGGGAGGTCCGGAAATTCGAATCGACGTTCCGGAGAATCTGGACACGGGAGACGAATCGTCCTTGGAATGAGAACTTGTCGAGAAGGAGATCTTGA
- a CDS encoding Rha family transcriptional regulator yields the protein MSTPLSPEFAPEIQIVNDRITTTSLAVSNVFEKNHRDVLRSIKDLEIPDDYRERNFAPTFREVPGPNGSIRKEPIILITRDGFTILAMGFNGKRAMEFKIRYIEAFNQMEEELRSQKGKSGRSTKIEMKETAPLLGDMDLERERIRLETMRLWTDRAMKLKKMILEFREREIFGLAEARKAALDAVRLLTGEDPSGPVPGSGGEVPAEEDSALLADVCRALALEKKPTDVVSLMRGLDSELDSWLLDRGILPTSRAQITCLRIERKISKISHEIHDRILEAERRIPSFQETLEAAVKEFLEGREG from the coding sequence ATGAGCACGCCACTTTCTCCGGAGTTCGCTCCGGAGATCCAGATTGTCAACGACCGCATCACCACCACATCGCTCGCCGTCTCGAACGTGTTCGAAAAGAACCATCGCGACGTTCTCCGCTCCATAAAAGATCTTGAAATTCCTGATGATTATCGTGAGCGCAATTTTGCGCCGACGTTCCGAGAGGTTCCCGGCCCGAATGGGTCCATCCGGAAAGAACCGATCATTCTCATCACCCGGGACGGCTTCACGATCCTGGCCATGGGGTTCAACGGCAAGCGGGCCATGGAATTCAAGATCAGGTACATCGAGGCATTCAACCAGATGGAGGAAGAGCTTCGAAGCCAGAAGGGGAAATCCGGGCGCAGTACGAAGATTGAGATGAAGGAGACGGCCCCCCTGTTAGGGGATATGGATCTGGAAAGGGAGAGGATCCGTCTGGAGACGATGCGCCTCTGGACGGATCGGGCGATGAAACTCAAGAAGATGATCCTGGAATTCCGGGAGCGGGAAATATTCGGCCTTGCGGAGGCACGGAAGGCGGCCCTGGACGCAGTGAGGCTCTTGACTGGAGAGGATCCATCTGGTCCGGTTCCCGGATCGGGCGGGGAGGTTCCTGCGGAGGAGGACTCCGCCCTGCTTGCGGACGTGTGTCGGGCACTTGCTCTTGAGAAAAAGCCGACCGACGTCGTCTCTCTTATGAGGGGACTGGATTCCGAACTGGATTCCTGGTTGCTCGACCGGGGGATCCTGCCGACATCCCGTGCCCAGATCACCTGCCTCCGGATCGAGAGGAAGATCTCCAAGATCAGCCACGAAATCCATGACCGGATATTGGAGGCGGAGAGACGGATTCCCTCCTTCCAGGAGACTCTCGAAGCGGCGGTAAAGGAGTTTCTCGAGGGGAGGGAAGGATGA
- a CDS encoding type IV secretion system DNA-binding domain-containing protein, protein MGWFDGKKEEKGIPLSLPGLTFPMGAELEHILIPATTGSGKSQLIHYLLDSILKGIAARPESQRAIITDLNGQFAESRSHPQDHLVNPSDKRSLKWNPFREIKNEMDFKLLSTSAITTDGASGEEKNWRQFAQTMLESIMKGLDKEGNPNPQRVLELIRPSDPELVRQYITGTPAESLLSGPNERFFGSVIGVLSNALSAWEFLEPDGGFSIRDWVWEGKGCLFLIYTPAQIEAMRPLLGCWLSLAIRETLSLPIEVDKNGVPTRRIWFITDELDSLGTIHGMGEALSQGRKMGLSVISAIQTLAQLRIRYGPDGSAALLACFVNKLIMKQGDFADAKHWSDYLGQQEVERIVRNEGGSKGGNGGAGESFGRHAQREIRQLVLPAELQDLPKFCGYARISGQSGVSKFRFEPRGLPKVAEPFIPKQKKY, encoded by the coding sequence ATGGGCTGGTTTGATGGAAAAAAAGAAGAAAAGGGTATCCCCCTGAGCTTGCCTGGTCTGACTTTCCCCATGGGCGCGGAACTTGAGCACATCCTGATCCCGGCCACGACCGGATCAGGAAAAAGCCAGCTGATCCACTATCTTTTGGACTCGATCCTCAAGGGCATCGCGGCTCGTCCCGAAAGTCAACGAGCGATCATCACAGACCTGAACGGACAGTTTGCCGAGAGCCGTAGTCACCCTCAGGACCATCTGGTGAATCCTTCCGACAAGCGGAGTCTCAAGTGGAACCCTTTTCGGGAAATAAAAAACGAAATGGACTTCAAGCTTCTGTCCACGTCCGCGATCACGACGGACGGAGCGTCAGGAGAAGAAAAGAATTGGCGCCAGTTTGCCCAAACAATGCTGGAGTCAATCATGAAGGGTCTGGATAAAGAAGGGAATCCAAACCCTCAGCGCGTCCTCGAGTTGATCCGACCCTCTGATCCGGAACTCGTGCGGCAATACATCACTGGAACACCTGCCGAATCTCTTTTGAGCGGCCCGAATGAGCGTTTTTTCGGGTCCGTCATCGGGGTTCTCTCCAATGCCCTGTCCGCATGGGAATTTCTGGAACCCGATGGAGGGTTTTCAATCAGGGATTGGGTCTGGGAAGGGAAGGGGTGTCTCTTCCTGATCTATACCCCCGCTCAAATCGAAGCGATGCGTCCTCTTCTTGGATGTTGGCTCTCTTTGGCCATTCGGGAAACACTCTCTTTGCCGATCGAAGTGGACAAAAACGGTGTTCCGACTCGCCGGATCTGGTTTATCACGGACGAACTGGATTCTCTGGGAACGATTCACGGAATGGGAGAAGCGCTCTCTCAAGGGAGAAAAATGGGCCTGTCCGTTATCTCTGCCATTCAAACCCTTGCGCAGCTCCGGATCCGGTACGGGCCGGATGGAAGTGCGGCTCTCCTGGCGTGCTTTGTGAACAAGCTGATCATGAAGCAGGGTGATTTTGCCGATGCCAAACACTGGAGCGATTACCTGGGCCAGCAGGAGGTGGAAAGAATCGTGAGAAACGAGGGGGGATCGAAGGGGGGAAACGGTGGTGCCGGAGAGTCGTTCGGCAGACATGCTCAGAGGGAGATCCGCCAACTGGTCCTTCCTGCCGAATTGCAGGATCTTCCAAAATTCTGCGGGTATGCGCGCATCAGCGGCCAGTCTGGGGTCAGCAAATTCCGTTTTGAGCCCAGGGGATTGCCGAAGGTAGCGGAGCCGTTCATTCCGAAACAGAAGAAATATTGA